A single region of the Lycium barbarum isolate Lr01 chromosome 2, ASM1917538v2, whole genome shotgun sequence genome encodes:
- the LOC132629341 gene encoding exocyst complex component EXO70C1, whose translation MVKNHLDKNGSFTGSPKPPHSATSTDPNSRKSSQEELEHHNEDVKKLSEDIDRFVDELSTCHDKSNPPEVPDTVETFSKIIESKINKHNTCESLATKFCKMTEEDNFFIEAVSRLSKLTNSLSEFPSGSTTTRSLNRTSMVLQRAMMFMEEDLRTLLEENSKDSSSNVNKIHKHSSFNSNRLLVDGEQCVLTLSESSGDEEYPSFPQDTVTRMNCIASAMILAGYETECCQVYSISRRNAFSEQMKKLEFEKINMEDVQRMPWDSLEGEITRWIRVVKSCSTTLFPGEKRLGDTVFSRSPTISQSLFSNLARAIVIHLLDFVEAVTMTKRSAEKLFKYLDMYEAMRDLIPSINKSCSNECENELNTEIQATTDRLGEAAVSIFCDLENSIKNDVARTPVPGGAVHPLTRYVMNYLKYACEYKVTLEHIFQQHVKSEQSNSNSSSPAKLKPFLEVETESESPHETVAGTSPFSIQLVTIMDLLDTNLVAKSNLYRDPALRHIFLMNNGRYILQKVKGSAEIHQVMGDTWCRRRSTIVRQYHKNYQRETWGKVLQILSHDGMQVHGKVAKTTVKERFKNFNAMFDEIHRTQSTWVVSDEQLQSELRVSISALVIPAYRSFFGRFRQYLDNPKQAEKYIKYQPEDIETLIDDFFDGNTTSMARRKT comes from the coding sequence ATGGTGAAGAATCACCTAGATAAAAATGGTAGCTTTACAGGCAGTCCGAAACCGCCTCATTCGGCCACGTCTACCGATCCAAACTCAAGAAAGAGCAGCCAGGAAGAGTTGGAGCATCACAATGAGGATGTTAAGAAATTATCCGAAGATATTGATCGATTTGTTGATGAACTTTCCACATGTCATGATAAATCGAATCCCCCTGAAGTCCCTGACACGGTTGAGACTTTCTCTAAAATCATCGAGTCGAAGATCAACAAGCACAATACTTGTGAAAGTTTGGCCACAAAATTTTGCAAAATGACAGAGGAGGACAACTTTTTCATAGAAGCGGTGTCACGTTTATCCAAGTTGACGAATTCCTTGAGTGAATTTCCGTCAGGTTCAACGACCACGAGGTCGTTGAACAGAACAAGCATGGTCCTGCAAAGGGCCATGATGTTCATGGAAGAAGATTTGAGAACCTTGTTAGAAGAGAATTCAAAAGACTCTTCTTCCAATGttaataaaattcacaaacattcttCCTTCAAttcaaacaggctattagtagATGGGGAACAATGTGTATTGACCCTTTCGGAATCCAGTGGAGACGAGGAATATCCCTCGTTTCCTCAGGACACGGTAACAAGAATGAACTGCATCGCCTCTGCCATGATCTTAGCTGGCTATGAAACAGAATGTTGTCAAGTGTACTCAATATCGCGAAGAAATGCATTCAGTGAACAAATGAAAAAGCTCGAATTCGAGAAGATAAACATGGAAGATGTTCAAAGAATGCCATGGGATTCTTTAGAAGGAGAGATTACAAGGTGGATCAGAGTTGTAAAAAGTTGTTCAACAACTCTCTTCCCGGGCGAAAAGAGACTCGGAGACACTGTTTTCTCCAGGTCTCCAACGATTTCTCAAAGCCTATTTAGCAACCTTGCCCGCGCGATTGTCATTCACCTACTCGACTTTGTTGAGGCTGTGACAATGACCAAACGCTCTGCGGAGAAGCTCTTCAAATATCTAGACATGTATGAAGCGATGCGCGACCTCATTCCATCGATCAACAAGTCGTGTTCCAACGAATGTGAGAACGAATTAAATACCGAGATTCAAGCTACCACGGACAGGTTAGGGGAAGCAGCGGTGAGCATATTTTGCGATCTGGAAAATTCCATTAAAAACGACGTAGCAAGGACACCTGTCCCCGGAGGAGCAGTGCACCCGCTAACGCGTTACGTCATGAATTATTTAAAATATGCATGTGAATACAAAGTAACCCTAGAGCACATTTTCCAGCAACATGTAAAATCAGAGCAATCCAATTCCAATTCCAGTTCCCCTGCAAAATTAAAACCATTCTTGGAGGTAGAAACAGAAAGCGAAAGCCCACACGAAACGGTAGCCGGGACATCGCCATTCTCAATACAACTCGTGACGATAATGGACCTTTTGGACACAAATCTTGTGGCAAAATCGAACCTGTACAGGGACCCCGCATTACGCCACATTTTCCTAATGAACAACGGAAGGTACATTTTACAAAAAGTGAAAGGGTCCGCGGAGATCCACCAAGTGATGGGCGACACGTGGTGCAGGAGACGATCAACGATCGTTAGGCAATACCACAAGAATTACCAAAGGGAAACATGGGGTAAAGTGTTGCAAATTTTAAGCCATGACGGTATGCAAGTGCACGGGAAAGTGGCTAAAACGACAGTTAAAGAGAGGTTCAAGAATTTCAATGCGATGTTCGATGAAATCCATAGGACACAAAGCACTTGGGTTGTAAGTGACGAGCAGCTTCAATCCGAGCTTCGTGTTTCGATATCTGCATTGGTGATTCCAGCTTATAGGTCATTTTTTGGGAGATTTAGACAGTATTTGGACAATCCAAAGCAAGCAGAGAAGTATATAAAGTACCAGCCAGAGGACATTGAAACATTGATTGATGATTTCTTTGATGGTAATACTACATCAATGGCCAGGAGGAAGACATAG